The following coding sequences lie in one Polluticoccus soli genomic window:
- a CDS encoding YiiX/YebB-like N1pC/P60 family cysteine hydrolase: MRLLTIVLLCCSFNCLAQPKIDFGNTIVELGEVPEGPIYNITWYFHNTGNEPLVISDVKSSGSILLVSNYDKSPVRPGGQGCVQASLTTKGWANNRVNKSLVVKSNAREIILTAQGFVTTDSLDHKDRPDTFTNMVTNAVVKSNDVYYNIQPGDVLFQDLDCGAECDAIEKVTEGIDGMDFSHCGIVVQMGNEMMVVEAYGAVKATLVNDFLARTKDASGKPRVVIGRLKDEQSSLADESAEIAKKYIGKGYDDAFEMGNDKYYCSELVYECFKKANKNKPFFQLNKMTFKEPGTDTIMSFWVDYFKKLGKPVPEGKKGINPGAMSRNKDIQIIRLQQL; this comes from the coding sequence ATGCGACTCCTTACCATCGTGCTGCTATGCTGCTCGTTTAATTGCTTGGCCCAGCCTAAAATAGATTTCGGAAATACTATTGTTGAATTGGGTGAAGTACCGGAAGGTCCTATCTACAACATAACTTGGTATTTTCACAACACAGGCAACGAGCCTTTGGTTATTTCTGATGTGAAAAGTTCCGGCTCAATACTGCTTGTTAGTAATTACGACAAATCGCCGGTACGGCCCGGCGGGCAGGGCTGTGTACAAGCATCACTCACTACTAAGGGATGGGCCAATAATCGTGTCAATAAATCGCTTGTAGTAAAATCGAACGCAAGAGAGATCATCTTAACTGCGCAAGGATTTGTTACAACTGACAGTCTGGATCACAAGGATCGTCCCGATACGTTTACCAATATGGTGACAAATGCTGTTGTTAAAAGCAATGATGTTTATTACAACATACAGCCAGGCGACGTTTTGTTCCAGGACCTTGATTGTGGAGCCGAGTGTGATGCTATTGAAAAAGTGACTGAGGGAATAGACGGAATGGATTTTTCACACTGCGGTATCGTAGTTCAGATGGGCAATGAGATGATGGTGGTGGAAGCTTATGGTGCTGTGAAAGCTACACTTGTAAATGATTTTCTTGCACGTACAAAAGACGCAAGTGGCAAGCCCAGGGTAGTGATTGGCCGATTGAAAGATGAGCAGTCTTCGTTGGCAGACGAGAGTGCAGAGATAGCAAAGAAGTATATTGGCAAAGGATATGACGATGCCTTCGAAATGGGTAATGATAAATATTATTGCTCTGAACTAGTGTACGAGTGTTTTAAAAAAGCTAACAAGAACAAGCCATTCTTCCAGCTAAATAAGATGACCTTTAAAGAGCCGGGCACAGATACCATTATGTCGTTTTGGGTCGATTATTTTAAGAAGCTCGGCAAGCCGGTTCCGGAAGGTAAAAAAGGCATCAATCCAGGTGCTATGTCTCGCAATAAGGACATACAGATTATTCGGCTTCAGCAGCTGTAG
- a CDS encoding transglutaminase family protein, giving the protein MQQNSKEITALLTLIDDPDEDVFGTVAEKLLHYGREIIPNLEQLWEVTIDESVQERIEFLIHRVHFQDLQQEFFEWSHSKNPELLRGAILIAKYQFPDLHIPSILSQFDQIRRNIWLELNSYLTPLEQVNVFNSILYNYYKMQGHELTEREPKYFFINQVLESKQGNAYSLGILYLSLCELLDIPIFAVDIPRQFVFAYIDTLHHFLSPPDEVVQQTQFYIDPMNGMVYTQKDVDAYLRKINARDRDNYFTPLLSKRIIYKMLEELNLCYKYKREEEKAEEIQQLMNILVDNRGE; this is encoded by the coding sequence ATGCAGCAAAATAGCAAAGAGATCACCGCGTTGCTGACCCTGATCGACGATCCGGATGAAGATGTGTTTGGAACGGTAGCCGAAAAATTACTGCATTATGGCCGCGAGATCATTCCGAACCTGGAGCAGCTTTGGGAGGTTACCATCGATGAATCGGTGCAGGAACGCATTGAATTCCTGATACACAGGGTTCATTTCCAGGACCTGCAGCAAGAATTTTTTGAATGGAGCCATAGTAAGAATCCGGAATTGTTGCGAGGTGCCATCCTGATTGCCAAATACCAGTTCCCCGATCTGCATATTCCGTCTATCCTTAGCCAATTTGACCAGATAAGGAGAAATATATGGCTGGAGCTCAATAGCTACTTGACTCCTTTGGAGCAGGTAAACGTGTTCAACAGCATTTTATACAACTATTATAAAATGCAGGGACACGAGCTCACTGAGCGCGAACCAAAGTATTTCTTCATCAACCAGGTGCTGGAAAGCAAGCAGGGTAATGCTTATTCTTTGGGCATTCTTTACTTGTCGCTTTGCGAGTTGCTGGACATTCCCATATTTGCCGTAGATATTCCAAGACAGTTTGTGTTTGCATACATAGATACACTTCATCATTTTCTTAGTCCGCCAGACGAAGTAGTGCAGCAAACACAGTTTTACATCGACCCGATGAATGGTATGGTATACACGCAGAAAGATGTGGATGCCTACTTGCGTAAGATCAATGCACGTGACAGGGATAATTATTTCACGCCGTTGTTGTCGAAGCGTATTATTTACAAAATGCTCGAAGAGCTAAATCTGTGTTACAAGTACAAGAGAGAAGAAGAAAAGGCTGAAGAGATACAGCAGCTGATGAATATCCTTGTAGACAATCGCGGAGAATAA
- a CDS encoding chorismate synthase, which produces MNSFGRIFRVSILGESHGPAAGIVIDGCPPGIDIVDSDFEADLLRRRAGAAGTTPRTEDDQPKIISGVFQNKTTGAPITILFENNNTRSTDYEALKNTPRPGHADFVLHEKFKGYNDYRGGGHSSGRLTVALVAAGVIAKKILDNISIHAELVEAGGNKNIEEAIQAAVEAQDSIGGIVACTASGLPVGLGEPFFDSVESCISHLIFSIPAIKGVEFGSGFEAASMKGSEHNDAIVDAKGTTKTNHAGGINGGITNGNELYFRVAVKPTSSTPQQQQTWNKQTQSVEAFTVKGRHDLCIALRVPVVVEAVTAIALADLMCMNHSADRY; this is translated from the coding sequence ATGAATAGTTTCGGTCGCATTTTCAGGGTCAGCATTTTGGGCGAATCACATGGCCCCGCTGCAGGAATTGTCATCGACGGCTGCCCGCCGGGCATCGATATTGTTGACAGCGATTTTGAAGCCGACCTTCTACGTCGCCGGGCAGGTGCAGCTGGCACGACTCCACGTACAGAAGACGATCAACCAAAGATCATAAGTGGTGTGTTTCAAAATAAGACAACCGGTGCTCCCATCACAATCCTTTTCGAGAATAATAACACCCGTTCTACCGACTACGAAGCCTTAAAAAACACACCCCGCCCTGGCCATGCCGACTTCGTACTGCACGAGAAATTCAAAGGCTATAATGATTACCGAGGCGGAGGCCATTCTTCTGGCAGGCTTACTGTGGCTTTGGTTGCAGCAGGTGTTATTGCAAAAAAAATACTCGATAATATCTCGATACATGCAGAACTCGTAGAAGCTGGAGGCAATAAAAATATTGAAGAAGCAATACAGGCAGCTGTTGAAGCGCAGGACAGCATAGGCGGCATTGTAGCATGCACAGCATCTGGCCTGCCTGTTGGTTTGGGCGAACCATTCTTCGATTCGGTAGAATCCTGCATCAGTCATCTTATCTTCTCTATTCCCGCCATCAAAGGTGTGGAATTTGGCAGTGGCTTTGAAGCGGCCAGCATGAAAGGAAGCGAGCACAATGATGCCATAGTTGATGCAAAGGGTACAACAAAAACAAATCATGCAGGTGGCATAAATGGCGGCATAACTAACGGTAATGAACTTTATTTCCGGGTAGCCGTCAAACCCACAAGCAGCACGCCGCAACAGCAACAAACATGGAATAAGCAAACACAATCAGTGGAAGCATTCACCGTTAAAGGTCGCCATGACCTATGCATTGCTTTACGTGTGCCGGTTGTAGTCGAAGCTGTCACCGCTATTGCGCTGGCAGATCTTATGTGTATGAACCACAGTGCTGACCGATATTGA